The sequence GTCATCCTCCTCCCTCATCATGCAGCTCTCAAGTCCACCAGAGCCACGCTCCCAATCGAACAACCTGGTGAGATAGTAGCGCCGCAACTCGGCCGAAACGGACGCGAGCATCTTGGCAACGGCCTCGCGACGTGTGTCGCCGGTCTTAGGAACGAGCTCACACAGGTAACCCCAGACTTCCGTATCAATGTCTTCAAGCTTGCGAGCGTCATGAAACAGTGACTGTTCAAGTTTGGCGGGAGGTGGTGGTGGCGGCCATAAATGTTTCTGGTCAGTCATACAGGAACAAAGCGTGCAGCATAAAATTAGTGCAGCAATCGGACGCATAGTGACCTAACAAGAATGCGATGTAAGCAGTAGCGCTCGTTCCTAAACAGTTAACTCAGCCACCCACTGTCTCTGCGCTCCTGCCTACTTCGCATTCTTGTTAGGCCCCGTCTTCATGCGAGATTAGCCACCTCGTGCTCTGGAAACGGCTGCGTCCATCCGTCCTCAACTGAATAACTTGGCCGGATGCGCAGCAACTCAAATCTCACTCTGCGCGCAAATGCCTGGAGCGGAAACGACGCCTCGAATGCTGCCCCATCGTGGTCAGGATGCTTGAGAACAACTCGAACCGAAACCGACTCTCGGTGCAACTCACAGGTCATAAAAGCCGGCTCAAGCGAGAACTGCACCACCTCATGTGTGGAATGTCGCAACAGACGGGCAGTGGCCGCGGCCAAATCACGGAGAGAATCATTCGGGACATCAGAGACTGTCTGTGTGAAAGCGTCTGGCGGCTCTCCAAAGGTGACATCAATCCACCCATGCTTGGGCTCAGAGAGGTGGAATATCTTCATGACGCGCGCGAAATGGCCTAACGCCAAGCTATCCGACGCCGGGCAGAGCGGCCAGTACGCCTACCCGCGTGAGCTCCCGGCGTTCGGATGAGCGCATGGTTGAACTAAGCCGCTACGCGGCGACGAAGTAGTGACACGACTAGGCTTAGACTGACGCTGCAGAACGATCGGAGTCGTTGGTAGGATGGGCGTTCTATGAAAAACTCCAATCCTTCCTCCATTCATCCCAAACATCTCCAAAACATCCGCGCTCGCCAACGTGCCAAGGCTCAGGAAGCGGCCAAGCCCCCCACACCACCACCAACCTCACCAACCACGGTCACCATCCGCACCACTCCGCGGGAGTACGTCAACCCTGTTGATTACAAGCATCCCTACGAGTGCATGGACCGTTTCGCCAAGGCTCTGGCTCTGCGTTACGACGCGAATCGAACGCGTCATGCCTATTACCGTCAAGTGCGCCTGATCCATCAACACTTTGGATCTGACCCTTCGCTGCTGACCCAACCCCAACTCCGTGACTACTTCCTGTTCATCAAACTCAAGAAGAAGTGGAAGCCCAAGTCCATTCGCTTAGCCAAGGCTGCCTGTTGCCAGTTCTTCATCGACCTCCTCGGTCACTCCGAGTGGACCGTTTTGCGTCAAGTCCGCACCAAAGATCACGACACCCTACCCGCAGTCCTCACCCTCCAACAGGTTCATGATCTCATTGATCGAATCCGCCTGCGCCGCTATCGCACCCCCATCAAACTGATCTACGTCTGCGGCCTGCGCCTCAGCGAATGCCTAGCCATCACCGTCCACGACATCAAGGGCAAGGAGAACAAACTTCTCATCCGCTCCAGCAAAGGACATCAGGATCGCGTCCTGCCATTGCCGACCTCCATGTGGCACGAACTCCAGGACTACTGGCGGGAGCACAAACATCCACTCTTACTCTTCCCCAACGTCGGCCGGGGCGACCGCGGTTCCGTGGCTCAGCGCATGCACCAGGCCACCGCACCCATGCCTTGCTCCTCGTTGCAGCGCTTACTCATCGTCGCCCGCAAAGAACTCAACATCCCGGCAGCCAAAATCCACACCTTGCGTCACAGCTTCGCCACCCATCTACTGGAAGCCGGAGCACATCTGCACACCATCCAAAAGCTGCTCGGTCACAAACAGATTAACTCCACCATGGTCTATCTGCACCTGAC comes from Verrucomicrobiales bacterium and encodes:
- a CDS encoding tyrosine-type recombinase/integrase — encoded protein: MKNSNPSSIHPKHLQNIRARQRAKAQEAAKPPTPPPTSPTTVTIRTTPREYVNPVDYKHPYECMDRFAKALALRYDANRTRHAYYRQVRLIHQHFGSDPSLLTQPQLRDYFLFIKLKKKWKPKSIRLAKAACCQFFIDLLGHSEWTVLRQVRTKDHDTLPAVLTLQQVHDLIDRIRLRRYRTPIKLIYVCGLRLSECLAITVHDIKGKENKLLIRSSKGHQDRVLPLPTSMWHELQDYWREHKHPLLLFPNVGRGDRGSVAQRMHQATAPMPCSSLQRLLIVARKELNIPAAKIHTLRHSFATHLLEAGAHLHTIQKLLGHKQINSTMVYLHLTHQTVSDTLHLMDKLYRSLPR